The sequence GTGCCAAGTCGCCTAAATCGACTGCGCGGTCTAAGCTTCGCGAGCTGAACCTTGAACTGCCTTCGCCATTCTCAGCTGACGCTCTATGCGCCGCCGTTAGCCGGCAACGCAACCGCCTATCGTCATTCTTGAGGTCGACCGCCTTGATGCTACCGGGCCTTGTGGGCTTTGGGTGGAGACGGACACCGTCGACTACGTCATGGTAGCCAAAGCGGCAACGAAGACGCACCGCGATCACATAGTGCTGCACGAGCTGGGTCACCTCGTCTACGACCACCAAGGCGTCTTGGGGCGGGAAAGCCTGCATCTCAGCTTCCCAAACCTGAGTCCAGCAGTCGTTCGCCGTGCCCTAGGCCGGGGATCCTATGATGCCCATGAGGAGCGCGAAGCGGAGGTTTTCGCCTCTGTTGTTATGGAGCAAGTAACTCGTGAGCAGGAGGGTCGAGCCGTCGGCCACGATCGCGAGGTGCTTGCTAGCCTCCGCGACATCTTCGAGTAGGCCGAATCAGTTTCCGGACTCTCGATCCGTCGGTCGCCGGGGAGAGGTGTCGAGCCCTTCGATAGCGCGAACATGCTCCACAATGTCGGCGATATGACTCAGACTCTTCGGCGATAGGCCGCCCAGCCGTGTTGCGACTCGGGTAACCCCTGCGTCAGCAAGCAGTTTGACTAGGGCCAGTTCGTCAGCGATGGCGCGCGATTTCGCGTCGTCGAAAAAGTAGGCCGGTGAGACGTCGAAGAAGCTCGCCAGAGATTCCAGGTGACGTTTTGTCGGGTTGTCGCGCTCGCCGCGTCGCAGCATCCACAGGTAACTTGCGGAGATCGTTGAGTTCCCTGCCCGACTTCGCCATCGCCGCAGCAACTTCTTCATTGCTGTGGGGCGTGCCATCCGGTCGACGAATCGTGTCAAACAGGTTATTGATCTTATCGGCTAGCGACCACCTCGATCGATCCACGCTAGCCTCTACGCCTTCGCCTGGCTCGCTCGCGGCCATCGTTCCCCCAGCTTCCCGCGACAACCGGCGTGGATCCGGTGTGGTTTGACCATCACATCAGTTGAATCCGTAGCTTACCTGAGCTTAGACTCAGGCGGGCCATCGCTCAACTAGCGTGAAGGGGCGGAGCGTGACCTTCACAGGGGTAACGGGGGTGGAGGGGCGCGATGAGAGGCGACCGCGGTGCGGCGGTCCCTCCATCGTGCCCCTCTAACCGTTGCGCCATGTTGCCGCCAGCCCGCCTCTTGGCATCCGTACACCAACTTCGACCAGCTCAGACCTCATGGCTGGTGCAAAGGAAGCTACAGGACCGACCCATATCGAAGCTAGGGCATGACTACGGGGTAGACGACCATGTCCAGGACCAGTTACGCAATAGCCCAGCAGTGCCATCCAGACAACGAAGTCACGGCTGTGGGGGCCTACGACCCGGACGAGTTGGTGGCCGTGCCTGCATGGACCGTGAAGGTCGCCCGAGGCTTGGCCGCAACCCTCGCTCACTGCGCCGACCTGCAGAAGACCATCGACTTTGGACAGCAGCCCGATGTCGACAGCATCGTCGAGGCAGCTACCGCCTTTAACCCTCTTCCCGAGCATGAAGACATCGGCTCAACACAACAGCTCGCTGAGCTGCTCCAGGAGACCGCCCAAGTCCTGAGTGAATCGCTACAAAACGGTCAAGATTGAGGTACCCGATCCTGCCACCGCAAGGACACGGGTTAACGCCGGGTGGTGAGCGACCGGCTCTGGCACCAAGAGCATGAGCAGCATCTGGCGACGAGCTGCGGGCGGGTCTGCTGGGCACACATTCATACCCGTCCGCTAGGCGATCGCGGCCCATGAGCGGCAACCGCGAGCACCAGATGTATTAGGGACCCGGCCGACGATGCGCCGGGATTGATGCCGGCGGCATCACCTACCGTTGTATGGGGGCGCACCGCCCGCTGCAGGGCGGGGGTGGCGAGGCTGGCAGTCGGAGGTCGTCCGGTGACGGCTCCGTCTGGTGTACCGGGGCCGGGTGCCCCCTCGGGGCGGCCGATTCGTTATCGGCGACCTCGTTCGGCGTCGTGCTGGCTGACCCGGTTGATGTAGGCGGCGAGCGCCGTAGCGATGTCGGAAGCAGTGACTTTCTCGCCGTCGGCGTTGATGCCATAGGTTTCGGAGAACCAACGCGGGTCGTCAGGGGCCATCCTCGCGTAGGTGCCGAGGAAGCCAGCGGGCTCCTGGTACAGCGAGATGACAGTCCCGTGCGGCCACCGCCGCTCCCAGCGTACGTAGCGCCTCGCGTACTTGGGGTTCGGCGTACGCCGCACCGGCGGGTAGGGCGTCCAACCGTGGTCGAGCAAGGCCTGCGCGACCCCGGCGACGTGCTCCCGGCCGGGGGCCGAGGTTCGGTCTTCGAGCTCGCTGATCAGCGCGTTCAGCGTGCCCGGTGCCGCCGGTTGCTGCACCACAGTGGTGCGCCGACCGGTGGCGCTGGCCACGATCTCGACATCCTGGTGGTCATACGCTCCACGCACTGCTGATGGTGATGCCTCCATTTCAGCGGCCAGCGCCTCCTGCGTATACGGGCGCGGGCTGACGAACTCGCGGGCATAGGCAACCAACAGCCGGATGCGCTCCTCGGCTGCGGCCTTGACACGCTGCTGCTCGCCTAGGGCGAACAGCAGCGGATCGTAGTCGTGTGTGGTCCACACTTCGCGCAGTCGCCGCACGGTGTCGGCTCGGCATGTCAGCACCTCCTTCAGCTGCCGCTCGTAGAGGTCGGTTTCGTGGTCGTCAGCGTGGGCAGGCAGGGGGCGAGGCAAGGGTGGAGCAGGGCGGCGATGTCATCGGTGAGATCAGGCATACCCTTACAGTAGGCAAGTAGCTGCATAGTATGCAAGGGTCTGTCATGTGTGCGCCTGATGCCGGCAGCATCGGTTAGCCAGCGAGCCCAACTGGGGGCTACTGCCGGTACGGCGCCAAGGATCGGCGTATGTTCGAGACGATCGTGCAACCGCCGCCGTAGCGCTGTGGGTGCGCTTGGCGGCGTCGGGTGGTAGTGGGCAGTGTGGCACTCGTGGATGCCATAACGATCGCCGTTGCTCAACCGATGGTGACTTGCGAGCCCGCTGCGAACGGATCAATTACGCGCGTACTCATGCGCGAGGCGCATGAGCGGGGAGCACGCCTGCTGCATTTTCCCGAGGGAGCACTCACCGGCTACGCCGGGCAGGCGAAGGGGCACTTTGCCGGCTGGGCCATCGACTGGACGCCCGTACGGGCGCAGCTCGACGAGATCGCTGAACTCGCGGGTGAGCTCAATCTATGGGTCGTACTGGGCGGCAACCACCGCCTGACTGGCTCCCATCGCCCGCACAACAGCCTGTATGTGATCTCCAACCGGGGAGAGATCGTTGATCGTTACGACAAGCGGTACCTCTCCCACGCCGAGGTGACCGATTTCTATTCGCCCGGCTTCGAGCCGGTGGTCATCGATGTGCCCGGCTTCCGTTTCGGCTTGGCGCTCTGTATCGAGATCAATTTTGCGGAGGTGTTCCTCGACTACCTGCATCGTGACGTGGACTGCGTGCTGCTTTCCTCCTTCTCCCAGGACCCGGTGTTCGGCGTGATCGCCCAGGGTTACGCCGCAGGCAACTGTCAGTGGATCAGCGTTTCGGTGCCCGCCCAGTGCAGCCTGGCCATGCCAAGCGGAGTCGTGGGCCCGGACGGCACCTGGCTAGGGCGGTGCGCCTCCGACGGTCGCAGTGGATTGGTGTGTGTCGACCTTGACCGGCATGCGCCGGAGCTGAATGTGGCTCTTAAGGCCGCCCGACCCTGGCGCGCCACCGCCCGCGCCGGGGTGATCTACGAACAGCGCCGCGTGCAGGACCCGCGCAGCAGCGATCGCACAGCGTCGTAGTTGTCCCGCGAGCCCTCGCATGGCAAGCCTTCTGTTGCCCTGGATGGCGGTTGCCTTGGGGCTCGTGCGCGCACGGGACGCGGCGTCGCTTGGCCGCGTCGAGGGCCGTCTGGGTGACGCCGACGGCGCGGGCCAGCTTTCCGGTCTAGTCGATGCCGCCGACCGCCGCTGGGCTGGCGAGGCCGGCCTAAAGCGCGCTGAACGCGCGGGCCTCGTCGACGGCGGCTTGGCCCTTTTCGCGTCGTAGCTGGTCCTCGTCAGTCGGGGCGGTGAGGACCTGGTGGATGGCGTCCAGCGCGGGCCGGTCCAGCGCGGTGTCGTTGACGGTGAACAGGGCAGGCATGACCTGTCGGTTCGCCCATCGGTTGTCCCGGTCGCCGACCTTGCCTGTGCGGAAGTTGCGCCGAGGGTCGCGTGCCCGGTCGACCAGCCGGAAGCGGTGTAGCAGCTCGGTTGCCCTCCACGTTGCGCGAGCGAGCCGGAAGCGTTCCTCCCGGTGGTCGGCGCGCAGGTAGACGCCCTGCTGCTGATGTCGGGCGGGAAACTGGTCGCGCAGCATGGCCAGGGCGAGGTACGCGGCGAGCTCGGTGTCGGTAAGGGCGAATACCCAGAGGTTGGTGAAGAACGCCGGCGCGATCCGGAACGCCGTCCGCGGCTCGGGCACGACGTATCGGGGGTGTTCCTCTGCGGTGCTCGACTCGGCGTGCAGCTGCCAGCTCGCTCCGTTGGCGTCGGGGTCGTAGCGACGGCGCGCTCCGTCGGGACGCTGGCGGGGCAGCTGCAGCAGGTGCTCGTCCTCCAGGGCGCGCATCGCCTCGGTGATCTGGCGGGCGCGCAGGGCGGCCGCCGTGCGGGCGGTGCCGGTGGTCGGCAGTGTCTCGGAGAGGACGAGCTGCCGCCACGGCTCGTACTCCTCAGCCGGACTCCCGCTGATCCAGCGCACGTTGCGGACGGTGTCGCTCGGCCCGCATCGGCATTGCGCGTCGAACAGCATCAGCAGGAACAGGCGCAGCTGCAACCCGCGGGACTTGATCAGCCGGGACATCGCGGGCGCCGGCCCGTCGGCCGGCTGCACCACGAACGACTTCCGGATGTAGATCCACTCCGGCTGCCGGCCGGGCCCGTTGTCACCCTTGCGGCCGCCGTGCTGCCACAGGTGCCGCAGGTTCGCCCGAACCGCTGTGGCCAGCGGTCGGGTCGGGTCGACGTCGTATGCCTCGCGCAGTGCCTTGACCAAGCCCGCCCGGGCTCGGTCGCCGGTAGACAGCTCCACCGGCACGGTCACCGCTCGCCTCGCAGCGCGGTGACGTACCGGGTCAGCGAGGCGAGCACGCGCAGGCAGTGGCGGCGGGTGGCGGGTCGACGAGCGGTGAGGGCGGCCAGCGCGACCAGGACGACGCCGATCGTCACCGTGGCCACAGGCAAGGCGAAGACGATCACGCTCCACCCGAGCTGGTCAGCGAGTTCATTCATGTGCGACGCTCCAACTGGTACGGCAAGGGGTCCGCCCCTCGGTGCTTACCAGGGCGATCGGGGGACGGGCCCCTCATCTGTCTCGCGCCGGGCGGCGCGACGAGGCCCAGGATGGCTGACTTTTCGCCCACTGTCGCGCCCGTGATCTTGGGGCGCTTCTCCCCTCAGCAACCACAAAGTCGTACCGGAGGACCAAGGAGTTTGTGGTCGTTGAGAGGTCGCCGCTGGAAGGGGGAAAATTATCCCGCGCGGCCATCGGCGTGGCGGTCGAGCCTGTGACGCGCAGCGCCGACGCGAGCTGACTCTCAGCCCGTCTGATCGGGCAGGTAGCCGTGCTGACGGAGGACCCGCTCGAAGAAGCAGGTGACCGTGGCCCGGGCAGCGTCGGCGTCACGGAACTCATATCCGCCGAAGCGGACCACGTCGTACCCGGCGAGCTGGAGGTCGCGGTCTTCGGCGACCATCTCGGCGTACAGCCGTGGGCTGGCCAGGTCACCCTCGGCATAGTGCTGCTTGCCGTCGATCTCGATGACCAGGCGTCGCTGGTCGCGCAGGAGCATGAGGAAGTCCATGCGCTGTCGAGCGAGCGGGCCGGGCGCATGTCGTTGCGCCCGGGTGCGGGGGTCGTAGTGGAGGTAGACCTGCGGAATGAGGGCGGGTAGGCCGAAACCGTGCTCCTTGAGCAGCGCCGCGTAGGTCTGGAACATGAGGTACTCGGGTCCTCGGCCCGCCGACGGGTCGCGGTCCCGGTCGAGGGAGAGCACCAGGCGGGCGTGCAGGCCGTTCGCGGCGTCGCGTTCGCTCACGCCGGGATGCCCCCGGGTCTGCCGCCACCAGTCGACCAGGTCCGCCCAGCTGAGCCCGGCGGCGGGAAGCGGGCGGTCGTACACCAGGCAGAACTGCCCGTTCTTGGTGATCTGGATCGTGTTGCTGACCGCGTCGACCAGCACCAGCTCCGGCTTGGGACCGTCGGCGGCGAAGATCAGGTTCTTGAAGGTGGAGCGGACACCACCGCGGCGGGCGCCCGCCAGTTGCAGCAGACCCCACAGGTGCGGCAGGTAGTAGACCTCCACCACCCGAGTGCCGAGCTCGGCGAGCTGCTCGTCGGTCAACGTCTGGATCCGGGCCCGGACGTAGCCGCGCTTGCTGTAGTGCGCGTCCTCGATCTCGCCGTCGGCCAGTCCGAACGACCGGCACACCGTGGGCAGGTCGTAGGACTTGACCTGGTGCAGGGCTTCCGCGATGGCCTCGCGCAGCTGGATAGACGTGGCCCCCCGGGTGCCCGCCTCCACGCGGGCCATCGGGTCCACGAGCATCGGGGCGATCGTCACCTCGTGCTGGCCGACACCGATCCGCAGCTTGTCGAACTGCGCACCGATCGCCCGCAGGTCCGCCGGCTCGAACAACGCCATGAACATCGGCCGCACCCGCAGCACCACCGTTGCCGGGGCCAGCCAGGCCGCGGACGGCGACGGAATGGTCTCGGCGGCCTGCACCAGGGACACCAGGTTGGCTGCCCGCTGGTGGCCGGCCTCCACCAGCAGCTCCGACACCGTCGACAGCTCACTGTCGAGCTTCCAGTCCCTGTTCATCGGCCAGGCCCCTC is a genomic window of Micromonospora nigra containing:
- a CDS encoding helix-turn-helix domain-containing protein; translated protein: MKKLLRRWRSRAGNSTISASYLWMLRRGERDNPTKRHLESLASFFDVSPAYFFDDAKSRAIADELALVKLLADAGVTRVATRLGGLSPKSLSHIADIVEHVRAIEGLDTSPRRPTDRESGN
- a CDS encoding carbon-nitrogen hydrolase family protein, yielding MDAITIAVAQPMVTCEPAANGSITRVLMREAHERGARLLHFPEGALTGYAGQAKGHFAGWAIDWTPVRAQLDEIAELAGELNLWVVLGGNHRLTGSHRPHNSLYVISNRGEIVDRYDKRYLSHAEVTDFYSPGFEPVVIDVPGFRFGLALCIEINFAEVFLDYLHRDVDCVLLSSFSQDPVFGVIAQGYAAGNCQWISVSVPAQCSLAMPSGVVGPDGTWLGRCASDGRSGLVCVDLDRHAPELNVALKAARPWRATARAGVIYEQRRVQDPRSSDRTAS